In Hevea brasiliensis isolate MT/VB/25A 57/8 chromosome 13, ASM3005281v1, whole genome shotgun sequence, a single genomic region encodes these proteins:
- the LOC131172091 gene encoding proline-rich receptor-like protein kinase PERK8, with translation MEMPPPSPQSSPLQFTPLAMQAPNPDSPPQQTPPPPPISTYKRRIRSKLTRPMASAPPPAKRKDPPATPLFEPTLKHPRTSASTQQGVDASTSTPQTKSPSSSKKQPSAVVTQHPLPALSDTLYFDVTHLYKTGFSLPPSDTAQPVGDTGPSAQLEAQSAPVVQQPSAEPAPPTQSAQDTLAKSTQKLESGLDILKDHHDQLFNLVMETRDKQKELKEMMKQLMLFNILHRL, from the exons ATGGAAATGCCTCCCCCTTCCCCTCAAAGCTCTCCTCTCCAATTCACACCCCTCGCTATGCAAGCCCCCAATCCCGATTCTCCTCCACAACAAACCCCTCCACCTCCTCCTATATCCACCTATAAAAGAAGAATCCGGTCTAAATTAACCCGACCCATGGCATCTGCACCACCTCCCGCAAAGCGCAAAGACCCACCTGCTACTCCACTTTTTGAGCCTACACTCAAACACCCCAGAACTTCGGCTTCCACACAACAAGGGGTCGATGCTTCTACCTCTACCCCACAAACCAAATCTCCCTCCTCTAGCAAGAAGCAACCTTCAGCAGTGGTAACACAG CATCCTCTACCAGCACTTTCAGACACTCTATATTTTGATGTTACTCACTTATACAAgactggattcagtttgccaccatCTGACACTGCACAACCAGTAGGAGATACAGGACCATCTGCACAACTAGAGGCACAATCTGCACCAGTAGTCCAACAGCCTTCTGCTGAACCTGCACCACCTACTCAATCTGCACAGGATACCTTAGCAAAATCTACACA gaagcttgaatcTGGTCTTGATATCCTTAAGGATCATCATGATCAACTCTTTAATCTTGTTATGGAGACCAGAGACAAGCAGAAAGAGTTgaaagagatgatgaagcagctcatg